In Labrus mixtus chromosome 13, fLabMix1.1, whole genome shotgun sequence, a single genomic region encodes these proteins:
- the parp9 gene encoding protein mono-ADP-ribosyltransferase PARP9 codes for MTSTLDVPLHGVSVKIVRQNTSDLCEVLQSKFGCTAVINGVDSADDFSSAQQKKPAGEDQPRFAFKLDAGVRVSVWRADLTRFKEAEAVVNAANTKLQHGGGLAGALSKAGGPVIQRESVNYIRKNGDLYTGDAIVTSAGSLPCKCIIHAVGPDLNHYSTPNISRAEPLLKKTIWSILNIVSENCLQSVAIPAISSGIFNYPLPQCADTIVSAVKEYYKGPHKHLPKEIFLVNHDEPSVQEMTRACKLNFMNYSQAAGSQVREDAKTSTHSLQIGKVHLMLKKGHIERQQTDVIVNTVSTTKDLKIGCISKALLKKAGDQMQREIYRASPVGHVIITNGYNLDCKNVFHTQATCKQILFESVRGCLQLAVQYQHKSIAFPAIGTGNVGIDKRDVAQIMLNAVAKFALMCQATLEVHVVIFPPDQDTFLAFENQMKILQKQESHPSTEHAFGKRDEFQGFKAASPQISLMGSEEATREADRWLQNLLFKTFSPVAIHNNFIHQFGEREDQQLSPLVKRGVSFEERFEDGRASIVVKGHSDEDVAVARLKVEAILCKVQEEFVKEETQEINEKLNQKTSFGGNTLTEPESQELKDRFSLMDKKLRISKVVKVVKVENPALETIFEMKKKQLNCSTSRTMFQCMPAQFPELVSRIGFHACIAPPKDPILGQGIYFAGTVEKAMDMWKTPNEEYVYFVEAEVLMGSSTSGKRDPILPSVGKYPQILYDSVSEGTDIAVIFSGYQALPTYIITCRV; via the exons ATGACCAGTACATTGGACGTTCCTCTTCATGGGGTTTCAGTCAAAATTGTGAGACAAAATACAAGTGATTTGTGTGAAGTCCTTCAAAGCAAATTTGGATGTACGGCCGTCATCAACGGGGTGGATTCGGCCGATGATTTCAGCAGTGCACAGCAGAAAAAGCCAGCCGGTGAAGACCAGCCAAGGTTTGCTTTTAAGCTGGATGCAGGTGTTCGGGTGTCTGTGTGGAGGGCTGATCTCACCCGTTTTAAAGAAGCAGAAGCTGTTGTGAATGCTGCCAATACCAAGCTTCAGCATGGGGGTGGCCTTGCAGGGGCTCTGTCCAAAGCTGGGGGTCCAGTTATCCAGAGAGAGAGCGTAAACTACATCAGAAAGAACGGTGACTTGTATACAGGAGATGCAATTGTCACCAGTGCTGGGTCGTTACCATGCAAGTGCATTATTCATGCTGTGGGTCCTGACCTAAATCACTACTCCACTCCTAATATTTCCCGGGCTGAACCGCTGTTGAAGAAGACCATCTGGAGCATTCTTAACATAGTGAGTGAGAACTGTCTGCAGTCTGTTGCTATTCCCGCCATAAGCTCTGGAATTTTCAACTACCCTCTGCCTCAGTGTGCCGACACCATCGTGTCAGCTGTGAAAGAATACTATAAAGGCCCTCACAAACATCTTCCTAAAGAGATCTTTCTGGTAAACCATGACGAGCCTTCAGTCCAGGAGATGACCAGGGCCTGCAAACTGAATTTCATGAATTACAGTCAGGCTGCAGGAAGTCAAGTCAGAGAAGATGCCAAAACCTCAACACACTCTCTCCAGATTGGAAAAGTCCATCTGATGCTGAAGAAGGGACACATTGAGCGTCAGCAG acagATGTCATCGTGAACACTGTATCAACAACAAAAGACCTGAAAATTGGTTGCATCTCCAAAGCTCTACTGAAGAAAGCGGGTGATCAAATGCAAAGAGAAATATATCGTGCTTCTCCGGTTGGCCATGTCATCATTACAAATGGCTACAATCTcgattgtaaaaatgttttccataCGCAAGCAACCTGTAAACAG ATTCTTTTTGAGTCAGTACGTGGTTGCTTACAGTTGGCAGTCCAGTATCAACACAAGTCAATCGCCTTCCCTGCCATCGGAACCGGAAACGTGGGGATTGACAAAAGAGATGTTGCACAGATCATGTTGAATGCAGTGGCTAAGTTTGCCCTGATGTGCCAAGCGACATTGGAAGTTCATGTTGTCATATTTCCTCCTGACCAGGACACATTTTTG GCCTTTGAAAATCAGATGAAAATTCTCCAGAAACAAGAATCTCATCCCAGCACTGAACATG CGTTTGGCAAGCGAGATGAATTCCAGGGCTTCAAGGCTGCATCTCCACAGATAAGCCTGATGGGCTCAGAAGAAGCAACGCGCGAGGCCGACCGATGGCTCCAGAACCTTCTCTTTAAAACCTTTAGCCCTGTCGCCATCCACAACAACTTCATCCACCAATTTGGGGAGCGAGAAGATCAGCAACTTTCTCCCCTGGTGAAAAGGGGCGTCTCCTTCGAGGAGCGTTTTGAGGATGGTCGTGCTAGCATCGTTGTGAAAGGGCATTCGGATGAAGATGTTGCAGTTGCCAGGTTGAAGGTTGAGGCCATTCTCTGCAAAGTACAGGAGGAGTTTGTAAAAGAGGAAACGCAGGAAATAAACGAAAAGTTGAACCAGAAAACGTCTTTTGGAGGAAACACATTGACAGAGCCCGAAAGCCAGGAGTTGAAAGACAGATTTTCGTTGATGGATAAGAAACTGAGGATTTCAAAG gtGGTGAAGGTGGTGAAGGTGGAGAACCCAGCACTGGAGACCATctttgaaatgaagaaaaaacagctcAACTGCTCCACTTCTCGTACAATGTTTCAATGCATGCCCGCACAGTTCCCCGAGCTGGTCAGTCGTATCGGATTCCACGCGTGTATCGCTCCACCCAAAG ACCCCATACTCGGACAGGGCATCTACTTTGCAGGCACGGTGGAAAAGGCCATGGACATGTGGAAGACGCCGAACGAAGAGTATGTCTACTTTGTGGAGGCTGAGGTGCTGATGGGATCATCCACCTCCGGTAAACGAGATCCCATTCTGCCATCTGTGGGAAAATATCCCCAAATCCTGTACGACAGTGTGAGCGAAGGAACTGATATCGCTGTCATATTCAGTGGATATCAAGCTCTGCCGACGTACATCATCACCTGTAGGGTGTAA